In Candidatus Methanomethylophilus alvi Mx1201, a genomic segment contains:
- a CDS encoding SipW-dependent-type signal peptide-containing protein, whose amino-acid sequence MKTETKAIVASALVVALALTAISGVTYSWFSDSEDATINVTTGTIEVDAKWSDFTLRSANIDGEKTVHIGDRDTFPYTSSKFSSAETASSGSTKISVTAFMNPGDSFEFTISDIVLKNTIKAVFNYGYEIKVVDGPETIPFVVKHTTADPEFNVPNITYAGSDTAREFSDNTITVTLPMDCGNEYQGCSYQMEFYIVAVQSNSPDANITQSNSGAAVHDVTAGDNVVAVSPAEGVFDSATIQFNSGSSDGKIVVKTVDSTTEGITVSGGSAILAGVDVTAGGSEHALWGTNVRITFVIDGELSENSISIYHDGAEVTPSDLTVNSEDGKTTISFTTSDGFSAYYVAANYDAKVGSAYYESFDAAVSATDGTSDIKLLRDIEVSSTVLVNKKISIDLNGFDFTNDSGNAFYIYGGNLNVHGTGIISSPSSAAYIVGSNNQSDNKYSVLTIGENVSLISTSESQQAIAIMPYYDSALSKNTNYSYGVVVDVKGTLIGAQSVKTNGMIKNVDNAPSVTLSGATAIGGMYLAGYGDYVIKDCTLSGQIYMKGGSLEYVNNYIVIESEKYSADYIYCGNGKFGTNAAIMIDDCSGYAGFGSIVVGSGNIFEYTGPYTTECFDVMYNINPDADYSASDVEIYERVTNTKTGSDFAYYVEGRFTFYSTQYSCKAYFTTLEAAEAYDVDTFVTENGLTGATNVSLSVVKAVSQNNS is encoded by the coding sequence ATGAAGACAGAGACAAAAGCGATAGTCGCATCGGCACTGGTCGTCGCCCTTGCCCTCACCGCCATATCCGGTGTCACGTATTCGTGGTTCTCCGATTCCGAGGATGCCACCATAAACGTCACCACCGGAACCATAGAGGTGGATGCGAAATGGTCCGACTTCACTCTCAGGTCGGCCAACATCGACGGAGAGAAAACCGTGCACATCGGGGATCGTGACACCTTCCCGTACACGAGCAGCAAGTTCTCCTCCGCCGAGACGGCATCGTCCGGCAGTACGAAGATATCCGTCACCGCGTTCATGAACCCCGGAGACAGCTTCGAGTTCACGATAAGCGACATCGTCCTGAAGAACACCATCAAGGCGGTGTTCAACTACGGATACGAGATAAAGGTGGTCGACGGCCCAGAGACCATTCCGTTCGTCGTCAAACATACCACCGCCGACCCCGAGTTCAACGTCCCTAACATAACGTATGCGGGCTCCGACACGGCCAGGGAATTCTCCGACAACACGATAACCGTCACCCTGCCGATGGATTGCGGCAACGAATACCAGGGATGCTCCTACCAGATGGAGTTCTACATCGTCGCGGTACAGTCCAACTCGCCCGATGCCAACATCACCCAGTCCAACAGCGGCGCCGCGGTCCACGATGTGACCGCAGGCGACAACGTGGTGGCCGTGTCCCCCGCCGAGGGCGTCTTCGATTCCGCGACCATCCAGTTCAACAGCGGCTCCTCCGACGGGAAGATCGTCGTGAAGACCGTGGATTCCACCACCGAAGGCATCACCGTCTCCGGCGGAAGCGCAATCCTTGCGGGTGTGGATGTGACGGCCGGCGGTTCCGAGCACGCGCTCTGGGGGACCAACGTCAGGATAACCTTCGTCATCGACGGAGAGCTTTCCGAGAACAGCATCTCCATCTACCACGACGGAGCGGAGGTAACGCCTTCCGACCTCACGGTGAACTCTGAAGACGGAAAGACGACGATAAGTTTCACCACGTCCGACGGATTCTCCGCATACTACGTGGCGGCGAATTACGATGCGAAGGTCGGATCCGCATACTACGAGTCCTTTGATGCAGCCGTCTCTGCAACCGACGGCACTTCCGACATCAAACTTCTGAGGGATATTGAAGTATCATCCACAGTGCTTGTGAATAAGAAAATTTCCATCGATCTCAATGGATTCGATTTCACAAACGACTCGGGGAATGCATTCTACATTTATGGTGGGAATCTAAACGTTCATGGAACAGGCATCATTTCGAGCCCGAGCTCTGCGGCATATATTGTAGGTTCCAACAACCAGTCCGATAACAAATATAGCGTTCTGACCATAGGAGAGAACGTCTCACTCATATCCACTAGCGAATCTCAACAGGCTATCGCCATCATGCCGTACTATGACTCTGCACTGAGTAAGAATACAAACTACTCTTACGGAGTCGTTGTCGATGTGAAGGGTACCCTTATCGGAGCTCAATCCGTAAAGACAAACGGTATGATCAAGAATGTTGATAATGCGCCCTCCGTAACTTTGTCTGGAGCAACTGCGATCGGAGGAATGTACCTTGCTGGCTATGGAGACTATGTGATCAAGGATTGTACATTATCCGGTCAGATATACATGAAGGGAGGATCCCTGGAGTATGTCAATAATTACATAGTGATCGAGTCTGAGAAGTACTCTGCGGATTACATATACTGTGGAAACGGAAAATTCGGCACAAATGCGGCCATCATGATCGATGACTGCTCCGGATACGCCGGATTCGGATCCATTGTCGTCGGAAGTGGCAACATTTTCGAGTATACGGGACCCTACACAACAGAATGCTTCGATGTGATGTATAACATCAATCCCGATGCGGATTATTCCGCATCTGATGTGGAGATCTACGAGAGGGTAACGAATACAAAGACCGGATCCGACTTCGCATACTATGTGGAAGGAAGGTTCACATTCTATTCGACTCAGTATTCTTGCAAGGCATACTTCACGACACTTGAGGCTGCCGAAGCATACGATGTTGATACCTTCGTGACCGAAAACGGACTGACCGGCGCAACCAACGTAAGTCTGTCCGTAGTCAAGGCAGTATCCCAGAATAACTCCTGA
- a CDS encoding aldo/keto reductase, whose translation MIYRDFKGLRISQMAFGAMRLPLKSKDNSDIDMEKAAELVDRCMSAGVNYYDTAWGYHDGRSETAMGELLKRYPRDSFFLADKFPGYDLANMTKAEEIFEEQLRKCQVDHFDFYLIHNVCETNIEQYLDPQYGIVPYFLEMKKAGRIRHLGFSCHSNFDNMVRFLDAYGKDMEFCQIQLNYIDYSMQDAKRKVEYLDRAGIPIWVMEPLRGGKIVPMTEPFMDRLEEIRPGDDPAAWAFRFLQSFPEVVTILTGISDMGQTEEKIRLFSKKDPLSGKEMETLMSVVDEMLSQNLVPCTSCRYCTSHCPMGLDIPSLIDLYNEHRFSKGGFIAPMAVSALPEGKRPDACLGCGKCEKVCPQQIGVSGIMKDFVKILAEYPMMN comes from the coding sequence ATGATCTACAGGGACTTCAAGGGACTCAGGATATCCCAGATGGCTTTCGGCGCGATGCGCCTGCCGCTCAAGAGCAAGGACAACTCCGACATCGATATGGAGAAGGCGGCCGAACTGGTTGACCGCTGCATGTCCGCCGGCGTCAACTATTACGATACCGCGTGGGGATATCATGACGGGAGATCGGAGACGGCCATGGGGGAACTCCTGAAGAGATATCCCCGCGACAGCTTCTTCCTCGCCGACAAGTTCCCCGGATACGACCTCGCCAACATGACCAAGGCCGAGGAGATCTTCGAGGAGCAGCTCAGGAAGTGCCAGGTGGACCATTTCGACTTCTATCTGATACACAACGTCTGCGAGACCAACATCGAGCAGTATCTGGACCCACAGTATGGCATCGTCCCCTATTTCCTGGAGATGAAGAAGGCGGGGAGGATAAGGCATCTGGGATTCTCATGCCACAGCAACTTCGACAACATGGTCAGGTTCCTCGACGCCTACGGCAAGGACATGGAGTTCTGCCAGATCCAGCTGAATTACATCGACTACAGCATGCAGGACGCCAAGAGGAAGGTGGAGTATCTGGACAGGGCCGGCATCCCGATATGGGTGATGGAACCGCTCCGCGGAGGGAAGATCGTCCCTATGACGGAACCGTTCATGGACAGGCTGGAGGAGATCCGCCCCGGCGACGACCCCGCCGCCTGGGCATTCCGTTTCCTCCAGTCCTTCCCGGAGGTCGTCACCATACTGACCGGCATAAGCGACATGGGTCAGACCGAGGAGAAGATAAGACTCTTCTCGAAGAAGGACCCTCTGAGCGGAAAGGAGATGGAGACCCTCATGTCCGTCGTGGACGAGATGCTGTCGCAGAACCTCGTCCCCTGTACCTCCTGCAGGTACTGCACCTCCCACTGCCCGATGGGACTGGACATCCCGTCCCTCATAGACCTCTACAACGAACACAGGTTCTCCAAGGGAGGGTTCATCGCACCTATGGCCGTGTCCGCCCTTCCCGAAGGAAAAAGACCCGATGCATGTCTGGGGTGCGGGAAATGCGAGAAGGTATGTCCGCAGCAGATCGGGGTCTCCGGCATCATGAAGGATTTCGTGAAGATCCTTGCGGAATACCCGATGATGAATTGA
- a CDS encoding M48 family metallopeptidase: MSENDQRLLAIANSAAYRRGTEVLEAGFESNRDFSYRWRTDGKKIAVLYIPDYLDKAPDRVLLEFVEAAIDHIQGRETALGGEYMRYTTSDGFIQEKRPVFLKRSRNLARTDTGKVRNIYDAVQRLLDGGLLTPDDLDDTYFTWTSAPNYTRLGYCQQMFRVVAVSSVLDDVSIPEYVFDFVVYHECLHLRQGYRPFNRHPHDPEFHRQEKLYPMYREAEAYLKKIPLMRKGGHPRKG; the protein is encoded by the coding sequence ATGAGTGAAAACGACCAGCGTCTTCTGGCGATAGCCAACTCTGCGGCGTATCGCCGCGGGACGGAGGTCCTGGAAGCGGGGTTCGAGAGCAACAGGGATTTCTCGTATCGCTGGCGGACGGACGGGAAGAAGATAGCCGTCCTGTATATCCCCGATTATCTGGACAAGGCGCCGGACAGGGTCCTCCTGGAGTTCGTGGAGGCTGCCATAGACCATATACAGGGGAGGGAGACGGCCCTCGGAGGGGAATATATGAGGTACACGACCTCGGACGGTTTCATCCAGGAGAAGAGGCCGGTGTTCCTTAAGAGGAGCAGGAATCTTGCCCGTACGGACACCGGAAAGGTCAGGAACATCTACGACGCGGTCCAGAGGCTCCTGGACGGAGGCCTGCTGACGCCGGACGATTTGGACGACACCTATTTCACATGGACGTCCGCACCCAACTACACCCGTCTCGGATACTGCCAGCAGATGTTCAGGGTGGTCGCCGTGTCTTCCGTCCTCGACGACGTATCCATACCGGAATATGTCTTCGATTTCGTCGTATACCACGAATGCCTGCATCTGAGACAGGGGTACCGTCCGTTCAACAGGCACCCTCATGACCCGGAGTTCCACCGCCAGGAGAAGCTGTACCCTATGTACAGGGAGGCGGAGGCGTATCTGAAGAAGATCCCGCTGATGAGGAAGGGCGGACACCCGCGGAAGGGATGA
- a CDS encoding tetratricopeptide repeat protein produces MLMPEKEPDKGFIIETDEGQTEVGIEEIERMAEEEDPVGMYALGMAYLFGHAVGQDSGKGYDLLEKAAEKGNPDAKALLVNMFFEGDYMGFDTKKAVEYAKDAADAGIPEGQLYYGIACMDGNTVPQDYEEAMRQFRASAKQGNSEARNSMAFMYLEGLGVEKDEAKAFRLFKNAASAGNINAQYQTGVCYETGCGCTANLDKAREWYEKAASSGDSYAMDRLGIIYYNGSKDLKKDPEKSFEWFLKAASDGMVDSMYSVGCYYLEGFGVERDETEARKWLNMAKDNGHKTAEELLERLGRQ; encoded by the coding sequence ATGCTTATGCCCGAGAAGGAACCGGACAAGGGGTTCATAATTGAGACCGACGAGGGACAGACCGAGGTCGGCATCGAGGAGATAGAGCGTATGGCCGAGGAGGAGGATCCTGTCGGGATGTACGCACTCGGAATGGCGTACCTCTTCGGCCACGCCGTCGGGCAGGACTCTGGAAAAGGATACGACCTGTTGGAGAAGGCCGCGGAAAAAGGGAATCCCGATGCGAAGGCCCTCCTGGTCAACATGTTCTTCGAGGGCGATTACATGGGATTCGACACCAAGAAGGCGGTGGAGTACGCGAAGGACGCCGCCGACGCAGGGATTCCGGAAGGACAGCTGTATTACGGGATAGCCTGCATGGACGGCAATACCGTCCCCCAGGATTACGAGGAGGCCATGAGGCAGTTCCGTGCCTCCGCCAAACAGGGCAATTCGGAGGCCAGGAACTCCATGGCCTTCATGTATCTGGAAGGACTCGGTGTGGAGAAGGACGAGGCGAAGGCGTTCAGGCTCTTCAAGAACGCCGCCTCCGCCGGCAACATCAACGCCCAGTATCAGACGGGGGTGTGCTACGAGACCGGATGCGGATGCACCGCCAATCTGGACAAGGCCAGGGAATGGTATGAGAAAGCGGCCTCCAGCGGCGATTCCTATGCCATGGACCGTCTGGGGATAATATACTACAACGGATCCAAGGATCTGAAGAAGGACCCCGAGAAGTCGTTCGAATGGTTCCTCAAGGCCGCCTCCGACGGGATGGTGGACTCCATGTATTCCGTAGGATGCTATTATCTGGAGGGATTCGGCGTGGAGAGGGACGAGACCGAGGCCAGGAAATGGCTCAACATGGCCAAAGACAACGGCCACAAGACCGCCGAGGAACTCCTGGAGCGTCTCGGAAGGCAGTGA
- a CDS encoding tetratricopeptide repeat protein codes for MSDKDGGDLEVVYTTGMAYMTGDGRPLDYKEGLKYLQQAAEKGFVPAMRDLAVAYLNGLGTPPSAEKAYPLMKQASDALDPNAMYHLALMYETGAGVERDLYEALRLMAYSAGMNFTGAADEADRIEGEIDAERKRKLDSRPLLKLEISDVDIEAACCKRMLDAAIAKEVYVDETYMGPMLMTEDDKGEEIAITECPFCKAKAVRVRRDKRY; via the coding sequence ATGAGCGACAAAGACGGAGGCGACCTCGAGGTCGTATACACCACCGGCATGGCATACATGACCGGGGACGGACGTCCCCTCGACTACAAAGAGGGTCTTAAGTATCTGCAACAGGCGGCGGAAAAGGGTTTCGTACCTGCCATGAGGGACCTCGCCGTCGCATATCTCAACGGTCTCGGGACACCTCCGAGCGCCGAGAAGGCATATCCTCTGATGAAACAGGCCTCCGATGCGTTGGATCCCAATGCGATGTACCATCTGGCCCTCATGTACGAGACCGGAGCGGGGGTCGAGAGGGACCTCTACGAGGCCCTCCGCCTCATGGCATACTCCGCAGGAATGAATTTCACCGGTGCCGCCGACGAGGCGGACAGGATAGAGGGGGAGATCGATGCCGAAAGGAAGAGGAAACTCGATTCCCGTCCCCTCCTGAAGCTGGAGATCTCGGACGTGGACATCGAAGCGGCCTGTTGCAAAAGGATGCTCGATGCGGCCATCGCCAAGGAAGTGTACGTGGACGAGACCTACATGGGCCCCATGCTCATGACAGAGGACGACAAGGGTGAGGAGATAGCCATCACCGAGTGTCCGTTCTGCAAGGCCAAAGCGGTCCGCGTGAGAAGAGACAAGAGATACTGA
- a CDS encoding S1 family peptidase, whose amino-acid sequence MFAKACERVYKFTRPLIISTRTVDGTVSSSCGTFIIINPEGWILTAGHLFDSFVKYQQDMKKIKEVEEINARKASMAVPGAMTLPDTIQLDPKWITNHSFWWGGDGLRITSVYVNREIDIALAKLDGFRPDMVQEYPIFRDPDTMRPGTSICRTGFPFANIATDFDEGSKSFRIRNGVLPLPFFPNDGIHTRNVLKQNKSKEGNYDMLYVETSTPGLKGQSGGPIFDTNGHIYAMQVQTNHIPLGFHPISEYDGKSIVENQFLNVGIGVHGKLLQQIMRDHHISFKVEGDSSEEEQYIINE is encoded by the coding sequence ATGTTCGCCAAGGCCTGCGAGAGAGTGTACAAGTTCACGCGTCCCCTCATAATATCCACGAGGACGGTCGATGGGACTGTCTCATCCTCATGCGGGACGTTCATTATCATAAATCCCGAAGGTTGGATTCTTACCGCAGGCCATCTGTTCGACTCCTTTGTGAAATACCAGCAGGACATGAAGAAGATCAAGGAAGTGGAGGAGATCAACGCCCGCAAGGCATCTATGGCCGTTCCGGGGGCGATGACACTTCCCGACACCATACAGCTCGACCCCAAATGGATAACCAACCATTCGTTCTGGTGGGGAGGCGACGGTCTCCGTATCACCAGCGTATACGTGAACAGGGAGATAGATATCGCACTTGCGAAATTGGATGGATTCAGGCCGGACATGGTACAGGAATATCCCATATTCAGGGACCCTGATACAATGAGGCCGGGTACCAGCATCTGCCGTACCGGTTTTCCGTTCGCCAATATCGCTACGGATTTCGACGAAGGCAGTAAATCCTTCCGCATAAGGAACGGGGTGCTTCCGCTGCCGTTCTTCCCCAACGACGGAATACACACCAGGAATGTCCTGAAGCAGAACAAGAGCAAGGAAGGAAACTACGACATGCTGTATGTGGAGACATCCACTCCGGGATTGAAAGGTCAGTCCGGGGGGCCGATATTCGATACCAACGGACACATCTATGCCATGCAGGTACAGACCAATCACATCCCCCTCGGATTCCATCCGATATCGGAATACGACGGGAAGTCCATAGTGGAGAATCAGTTCCTCAATGTCGGCATCGGAGTACATGGGAAATTGCTGCAGCAGATCATGAGGGACCACCACATATCCTTCAAGGTCGAAGGCGATTCCTCCGAAGAAGAACAGTACATCATCAACGAATGA